In Apium graveolens cultivar Ventura chromosome 10, ASM990537v1, whole genome shotgun sequence, the following are encoded in one genomic region:
- the LOC141691976 gene encoding uncharacterized protein LOC141691976: MATIKHFSHQEHTLMLKDEIVCENKPMCYACNKPVITTVQGPAYTCTSCESFFLHKRCAELPAQINHPMHNKHSLTLQPRLLTQSFCDICKYEYWQHFTYRCQDCDFDICILCTFEENRVFHHTSHNDHNLNLIRREALFNCDACGQKAKDSSYKCYQCDFWIHRSCASSTTTVSMPNFHHHPMQLVFAIPDMHRSSDQVCGNCKKLVGKNYWSYYCQECTYFVHIRCSASPNTMVRTKQENPAEFIDISDATTGVLGCWQSCYHKDTGSVIWLDGQNDYPLMATIQHFSHQEHTLTLKGEVVCENEPICYACNKPVIITVQSPAYTCTSCESFFLHKRCAELPTQINHPMHSKHSLTLLPRLLPRSFCDICKYKWEHFAYRCEDCDFDICILCTLEDDRAFHHKSHDDHSLKLIRREASFDCDACGQEAKDSSYSCNNCDFWIHKSCAASTTTVSMPSFHHHPMQLIFAIPDMHRNSDQFCGKCKKLVRKNYWSYYCQECAYLVHLRCATSRDKMTQAEKDHVVELLHAPLSLLDFISSLIGCFSC; encoded by the exons ATGGCGACGATCAAACATTTTAGTCATCAGGAGCACACACTTAtgttgaaagatgaaattgttTGTGAGAACAAACCCATGTGTTATGCTTGTAATAAACCAGTCATAACAACAGTACAAGGCCCTGCATATACTTGTACTAGTTGTGAAAGTTTCTTTCTTCACAAGAGATGTGCAGAATTGCCAGCACAGATTAATCATCCCATGCACAACAAGCATTCACTCACTTTACAACCACGCCTCTTAACTCAAAGCTTCTGCGACATTTGTAAGTATGAATATTGGCAGCATTTCACATATAGGTGTCAAGATTGCGATTTTGATATATGCATACTATGTACTTTTGAGGAAAATCGTGTGTTTCATCATACAAGTCACAATGATCATAACTTAAATTTAATAAGGAGGGAAGCCTTGTTTAATTGTGATGCTTGTGGACAAAAAGCCAAAGATTCGTCGTATAAATGTTACCAGTGTGACTTCTGGATCCATAGAAGTTGTGCTTCTTCCACAACCACAGTTTCCATGCCTAATTTTCACCACCACCCTATGCAACTAGTCTTTGCAATCCCGGATATGCATCGTAGTTCTgatcaagtttgtggaaattgcAAGAAATTAGTTGGCAAAAACTACTGGTCTTATTATTGTCAAGAATGCACATATTTTGTGCATATCAGATGTTCTGCATCCCCAAATACGAT GGTTAGGACTAAACAAGAAAATCCAGCTGAGTTTATTGATATTTCGGATGCGACGACCGGCGTGCTGGGGTGCT GGCAGAGCTGCTACCACAAAGACACGGGCTCAGTTATCTGGTTAGATGGTCAGAATGATTAT CCTCTAATGGCGACGATTCAGCATTTTAGTCATCAGGAGCACACACTTACCTTGAAAGGTGAAGTTGTTTGTGAGAATGAACCCATATGTTATGCTTGTAATAAACCAGTCATAATAACAGTACAAAGCCCTGCATATACTTGTACTAGTTGTGAAAGTTTCTTTCTTCACAAGAGATGTGCAGAATTGCCAACACAGATTAATCACCCTATGCACAGCAAGCATTCGCTCACTCTACTCCCACGCCTCTTACCTCGGAGCTTCTGTGACATTTGTAAGTATAAATGGGAGCATTTCGCATATAGATGTGAAGATTGTGATTTTGATATATGCATACTATGTACTCTTGAGGATGATCGTGCGTTTCATCATAAAAGTCATGATGATCACTCTCTCAAACTGATTAGGAGGGAAGCATCATTTGATTGTGATGCTTGTGGACAAGAAGCTAAAGATTCGTCATATTCATGTAACAACTGTGACTTTTGGATCCATAAAAGCTGTGCCGCTTCCACAACCACAGTTTCTATGCCTAGTTTTCACCATCACCCCATGCAGCTCATCTTTGCTATCCCAGATATGCATCGCAATTCTGATCAATTTTGTGGAAAGTGCAAGAAATTAGTTCGCAAAAACTATTGGTCTTACTATTGTCAAGAATGCGCATACCTTGTGCATCTCAGATGTGCTACATCCCGTGATAAGAT GACTCAGGCAGAGAAAGATCATGTTGTTGAGCTTCTCCACGCTCCTCTTTCACTGTTGGATTTTATTTCAAGCCTGATCGGTTGCTTCTCTTGTTAA
- the LOC141691977 gene encoding uncharacterized protein LOC141691977 has product MAEQTQTHTQDPSQDPSPVFYIHPSDNPGMKLVSMKFDGSSYGDWKRSMLISLAAKNKIGFVDGTVTKPNSTDPNYRAWDRCNNMLISWILGVLDQDISRSDLYFNIARDIWLNLEERLGQASGTLLYALQQALHDIRQGHDSISGYYTKMKMLWDQLDSVDIMPMCKCTNCTCEITAKMMKLQQDRRLVWNF; this is encoded by the coding sequence ATGGCTGAACAAACACAAACACATACACAAGATCCATCACAGGATCCTTCACCTGTTTTCTATATTCATCCATCTGATAATCCCGGTATGAAACTTGTCTCGATGAAATTTGATGGAAGTAGTTATGGAGATTGGAAGAGATCGATGTTAATAAGCTTAGCTGCTAAGAACAAAATAGGTTTTGTCGACGGAACTGTAACAAAACCAAACTCTACTGATCCTAATTACAGAGCGTGGGATAGATGTAACAATATGTTGATTTCATGGATATTGGGAGTTTTAGATCAGGATATTTCCAGGAGTGATTTGTATTTCAACATAGCTCGAGATATTTGGTTGAATCTTGAAGAGAGACTTGGGCAAGCCTCTGGAACATTGTTATATGCCTTACAGCAAGCACTTCATGATATCAGACAGGGTCATGATAGCATCTCAGGTTACTATACGAAAATGAAGATGTTATGGGATCAGTTGGATTCAGTGGATATTATGCCTATGTGCAAGTGTACAAATTGTACTTGTGAAATTACTGCAAAGATGATGAAATTACAACAAGATAGAAGACTGGTGTGGAATTTTTGA